The genome window ctcattttaatgttttatgtgTGTAGTCTCTGGTGGCCAACGAAGATTTTCAGCACATTTTGCGTGTCCTAAACACCAACGTTGATGGAAAGCAGAAGATTATGTTTGCTTTGACCTCCATCAAGGGTATCGGAAGGCGTTTCGCCAACATTGTTTGCAAGAAAGCCGATGTAGACATGAACAAGAGGTTTGcttttatctttcaaatttgcATGTACAATGAAATACTGTTTATATATCCATTATAGTCcttaattttgaataagatGATTTATGGTACAAAGTTTAGGCAATGATATATGATTCGATCCCAATAGTTTTTGCATTGATTCGAATGTTACTTAGATCGAGTATTCTTCCAGGTTcgaattatgtatatatgtagaGTAAGAGTGTAGGCTTTGGTATAATTAAATTGCTGAATGGCTTTCGGTTCTTGGTGCTAATTTTGTCGTTATTAGGGCTGGTGAATTGACTGCACAGGAATTGGACAATCTCATGACGATTGTGGCGAACCCGAGGCAGTTTAAAATCCCAGATTGGTTTTTGAACAGGCAGAAGGATTACAAGGATGGAAAGTATTCCCAAGTTGTGTCCAATGCTCTCGACATGAAGTTGAGAGATGACTTGGAGCGCTTGAAGAAGATCAGGTTAATTCCTTTTTTCCTGTTGATCTGTGCTAGAGTTAGCTTTTGCCCTTGTATATCCGATGCCTAAAAAGAACAATTGCTTTGGCCAATTCGTGTTACAAAGTTCTTATGCTGTATTGGTGATGTTTGTTGATGATTAAGATGAGAAAATAGCTGCAATAACCAGAGCTTAGAAATTTGAATACATCATGTGTTCATATATTGGTTTGGTTAGTATA of Gossypium raimondii isolate GPD5lz chromosome 3, ASM2569854v1, whole genome shotgun sequence contains these proteins:
- the LOC105797020 gene encoding 40S ribosomal protein S18 is translated as MSLVANEDFQHILRVLNTNVDGKQKIMFALTSIKGIGRRFANIVCKKADVDMNKRAGELTAQELDNLMTIVANPRQFKIPDWFLNRQKDYKDGKYSQVVSNALDMKLRDDLERLKKIRNHRGLRHYWGLRVRGQHTKTTGRRGKTVGVSKKR